The Aquipuribacter hungaricus genome contains a region encoding:
- the glpK gene encoding glycerol kinase GlpK: MADFVGAVDQGTTSSRFMIFDHEGNERGKYQLEHEQILPQAGWVEHNPVEIWERTSSVIKTALGRAGLQSSDLAALGITNQRETAVVWDRTTGRPYYNAIVWQDTRTDRIASKLDREGKGDVIRRKAGIPPATYFSAGKVQWILENVDGVRAAAERGDAVFGNTDSWLLWNLTGGTDGGVHVTDPTNASRTMLMDLETLDWDDELLSFFDIPRQMLPEIKPSSCPTGYGTTLRTGPLAGEVLLTGDLGDQQAAMVGQVCLAPGEAKNTYGTGNFMLLNTGEELVRSESGLLTTVCYQFGDAKPVYALEGSIAVTGSAVQWLRDQLGIISGAAQSEALARQVPDSGGVYFVPAFSGLFAPYWRSDARGAIVGLSRFNTNAHLARATLEAICYQSKDVVDAMEKDSGVHLEVLKVDGGVTANDLCMQIQADVLGVEVSKPVVAETTALGAAYAAGLAVGFWKDTDELRQNWNEDRRWSPAWDDTQRSEGHAQWKKAVDRTLDWVDVE, from the coding sequence ATGGCAGATTTCGTCGGCGCAGTCGACCAGGGGACCACGAGCTCACGCTTCATGATCTTCGACCACGAGGGCAACGAGCGCGGCAAGTACCAGCTCGAGCACGAGCAGATCCTCCCGCAGGCGGGCTGGGTGGAGCACAACCCCGTGGAGATCTGGGAGCGCACCAGCTCGGTCATCAAGACCGCCCTGGGCCGGGCGGGGCTGCAGAGCAGCGACCTCGCCGCCCTCGGCATCACCAACCAGCGCGAGACCGCCGTGGTGTGGGACCGGACGACCGGCCGCCCGTACTACAACGCCATCGTCTGGCAGGACACCCGCACCGACCGGATCGCCAGCAAGCTCGACCGCGAGGGCAAGGGCGACGTCATCCGGCGCAAGGCCGGCATCCCGCCCGCCACGTACTTCTCGGCCGGCAAGGTGCAGTGGATCCTCGAGAACGTCGACGGGGTCCGGGCCGCGGCCGAGCGCGGCGACGCGGTCTTCGGCAACACCGACTCGTGGCTGCTGTGGAACCTCACGGGCGGGACCGACGGGGGCGTCCACGTCACCGACCCCACCAACGCCTCGCGCACCATGCTCATGGACCTGGAGACGCTGGACTGGGACGACGAGCTCCTGTCGTTCTTCGACATCCCCCGCCAGATGCTGCCGGAGATCAAGCCCTCGTCCTGCCCGACGGGCTACGGCACCACCCTGCGCACCGGCCCCCTGGCGGGCGAGGTGCTGCTCACCGGCGACCTGGGCGACCAGCAGGCCGCCATGGTCGGGCAGGTCTGCCTGGCCCCCGGCGAGGCCAAGAACACCTACGGCACCGGCAACTTCATGCTCCTCAACACCGGCGAGGAGCTGGTGCGGTCGGAGTCCGGGCTGCTCACGACCGTCTGCTACCAGTTCGGCGACGCGAAGCCGGTGTACGCCCTGGAGGGGTCGATCGCCGTCACCGGGTCCGCCGTGCAGTGGCTGCGGGACCAGCTGGGCATCATCTCCGGCGCCGCGCAGTCCGAGGCGCTGGCCCGGCAGGTGCCCGACTCCGGCGGCGTGTACTTCGTGCCGGCCTTCTCCGGGCTCTTCGCGCCGTACTGGCGCTCCGACGCGCGCGGCGCGATCGTCGGTCTGTCGCGGTTCAACACCAACGCCCACCTGGCGCGGGCCACCCTCGAGGCCATCTGCTACCAGTCCAAGGACGTCGTCGACGCGATGGAGAAGGACTCGGGCGTGCACCTGGAGGTCCTCAAGGTCGACGGCGGCGTGACCGCCAACGACCTCTGCATGCAGATCCAGGCCGACGTGCTCGGCGTCGAGGTGTCCAAGCCCGTCGTGGCCGAGACGACCGCCCTCGGCGCCGCCTACGCCGCGGGCCTGGCGGTCGGGTTCTGGAAGGACACCGACGAGCTGCGCCAGAACTGGAACGAGGACCGGCGCTGGAGCCCCGCCTGGGACGACACCCAGCGCTCCGAGGGCCACGCGCAGTGGAAGAAGGCCGTCGACCGCACCCTGGACTGGGTGGACGTCGAGTGA